CAATTTTATTTCTGAAGTACATGCAAATAGCTTGTCATCACCTTGTTTGAGCAACTTCAAAGACAACATTATTGATCCAGAAACTATGACAAAAAGTTTGGTGAAAGCAAAATGTGTTTATATACATGTTTTTCTTATATCCtcactttttaaaaaagaaaatttccacAAAATCGTTTTTAAAGTTCAAAAAAGATTTTTGaaataaatatttcttttaaaggACAAAAGAAACAAAACACAAGCAAATTTCACATGTTATGTTGTGTGTGAATTTTGCATTGAGGTTTGAGGAGAAggggaaaaaacaaaaaagagactGGGAattattcccttttttttttctgccTTTCCAGGCAATAAGTTTACTTTTCTACTAAGATAGAGCCAAAACAAAATGGAAATACAAACAACTATAGCAAACTCGGAAGCAACTTTAACCTAGAAATCCCAAATTATTCGTCAATGTCCAGAACTAACTCACTCGTCAAATTGAACAAAAAACAAATATGACACACATGTAATATGCATGTTATGTCAAAATTGGAATAACAGAAAAGTACAATAGCGGAAAACGTCTTTTCCTACCTATTATTGTTGCTACTTCTAATCAATATTCAATAATGCTCATGTGTTTCGTTATACCCTCTTGTTTTTCTTCTAAATGTTCATGTTAACTAATCGAATGTACATCCACATCTAAATAATCTAATACCGTTTTTCAAACAGCAAACCATTTGCCTAACATACATCATCTCCGCCCACAGATGTGTTTCTTCAACTATTAGGGAAAGTCTAGTGGACTCAATTAATATACGAACTACAAGTCTTGTATATATCCAAACAtttatttccttctttatttCCTCTATTTGTAGGTCTATTGGAGTGATATGTTCGCAAATCTCATTCATCATGATGGTGTTCAAGTCTAAACAGTAGGAAACAATGTCCAGTAGAAAAATGGCCATATTGCTTTGcttattaaacataaattactTACACGACAATGATGATCTCCTTTTCTCAATCTTTCCCAAAGTAGGCTATATACCATAATTCAATTTTGAGGCGTTATGGACACAAAAGGATAATTGTAGTGGCATATTTCTAGAATTCAACAAACTCTTCTAGTATAAATTAGGAGCAAAATTGATAAAATAAAACCCAACAGAGAAATAGAAGACATGATGTTTTATTAACTAATACAAAGTGGCAAAGAGTCTGTCAGGTACATAACAGCTAGCATTAACTGTGCTATGGTGCTAAATGGTCATACTGGAAAGTGAGATTCATTGAAAAGTTATTGTATTTATACAGACGAATAAAATACTATACACCTGAATATGATCATTTAGATACAAACAAAAACTAGATACAACAATAATTACACCTTCTATCCCCAAGCATTCTCGGCTACGGCATGAATCCTTTCTGTCTATGCCGCTCCATTTAAGCTGTCTCATTAACAAAATCTATACGATAATACGAACCTGTGAAATAGTACACATCCTACCATGCAAAAATATGTCTTACTATCTACAACAAATCAGTGCAAGCCAACAGCCATAGTTGACACTACTGAAATGGAAAATTCAGCTAAGTGGCATCTTCAAACTGTTTCATTCTACGATATCAATAGCTAAAAGAGGTAAAACCAGACAGCATTATTTCTATTTTATCCGTTTGTTAGCAGGTGAACTGCGTTTTTTGAAAATTTTTCCAAAAATTCCCGTTGCTTTGGAGTAAGATTTCTGCTGAGTAGAGTCAACGGCGGGGGTTTTAGGAATGTCAATATCCGATTCATAAGATTCTCCAATATCACTCTTCAGCAGTCTCAGCAACTCCAAAGCCATTCCCTTTGCTTTGTTGTTTCCATTAACAGATACAGCAAGAAGTTCAGAAAAAAAGACCTCCTCATCCATCACCAGTTGACAATATTGAGCCCGTTGGGAGcataaagaaagaagaagagccACTGCATGCTCCTGGTCCTTGCGATTGTCACACTGCAGCAGTTTCACAATTGACGTAATGCATCCAGCAGTTTCAGCTATAGCAATTCTAGCATCTTCTTTGATGCACAAATTATCCAAAATGATAACACAAGATCTTGCCAGAGCTGTATCCTCAAGAAAAGGAACCAACTTAGGAACCAACTCTGAAGGTGCAATCCAGGAACCTATTTTGCAACTTCCTGACATGTTACATAATATTTTGATGGCTGGTTCCTGCAATTCTCTACTCTGGGCATCAAGAATCTCCAGGATCATACTGAGTGCACCAGACGCGGCAAATTTATGGTGGCAGTTATGGTCGCGGGACAGTACCTCGAATATAACAAGAGCTTCTTTAGAAACCTCCGAACTAAGCAATAAGGTCAAAAGCGCAAATGCATCATCGTTCAAGTATGGCAAACTGCTTCTGAGATGAACGAATCATAGAAGGATCAGTATGTGGAAGACGAATAAGATAATAAAAACCATAATGATAGAAACTATACCATCAAATATAGAAGACCTCACATTCTAGTATTTCAAAAAGGCACAGAAGCATTATAACATTGAGCATATCAATATAATTCATTGAAATCAAAACTGGATTTTGAGGGGAAAAACAAGAAATTCTATCGAAGGGGAAGAAGTCGACAAACTCACATTTCATCAGAAATTGTAATTACTTGAAAGGATTTCAAAATTTTGTTACATGGATTTCTTCTCCTCAGAGATTTGTTAGATTAAGTTGTCGCCACAGAGGTTCTTTGAGTTTGAGCAGTTACTCTTTTACTAATCCGCTTAGGTGGGGGACAATCTACAATAAAGAATCACAGACAcatacagagagagagagagcaaatACCCGCATTCATCAAGAACTGCTAATAATGACTGGCATCCCAATAATTGAGCATCCTGATAATGAAATTTATGTGCATCTTCCAAGAATCTAATAAGTTTTTGAATAAATTTCTCCGACAACATCCAATCACGAGCTTCACCATTTTGTTTCAACATGTTTCTGATATTTCCAACCAAGTTGCATTGAGACTCCCAAGAAAGCGAATTGAGCCTCGCTAAACGGTCCAGTTCTATTTCATTAAAGCTTTCATCAGATTGAACTTTATGAAAATTGCCACTGCTTTCCAGTGACACGACACTGAAGTCATTTCGTGTCTTAGCATGCGAAGAGTGTGATCCAGGACCAGCTTCTGAATATCCCAGTGATAAATTGCTGAAGTCTATAGGTAGAGATAGATCCATCATTGAGTTGCTTAAGCTAGCAATTGAAGTGGAAGATGATTCCCATGAGTGACCTACTGCTGCTTGTACACTAGGGTCAAGAACGCTAACTCCATGTGCTGTAGTCCACCTTGATATTAGGTCCCTCATTGTGTTGTTTGGGGTTAACGACAAATGGACCAATTTCTGTTTAGTTCTTGGACATGTATCATTACCTTCAGTAAACCATTTTGCAATCCAATATCTTTCATATGTTTGTCCAGAAGCAATGACAACGGGATCATACATTAGTCTCGACGATAAAGGACATTTGAACTCATCTGGGACTAGAGAGCAGTTAAAGATATCCCTTTGAGCATCATTATGATGAAATGTCAGACGAGATTCCACTTCAAATTGATTTTCCAATGCGAGGGAGTCTTCATGCCGCAGAGATCCATTCTCTGCGTGCTCTGCCACAATACATTTGCCATTTTTGTTGAGAAGATTGAGAAAGAACAATAAGATTTTCCTTTTTGCTGGACTATCCTCCCCAACTTTCTCCAGCTGTTTTTTTATGGATCTTTTCTCTATCAAAAGATCTTTTGGAGATGTGATACGCAGGCTCCGCATTGCAATTCGAATAGCCTGAAAGACATGTTCTTCCCCTGAATGTGTTGTAGATGTATACTGATGAAGTAGTTCGCTTAACACCTTACTTGCCTCCGCTTCAGATGGGTCCAAGCTGAATATCCCAGCCCTCAGGTCATCAACCAGTTGCGATATCTGCAGCCAATAGTGTAAATTGAAGTGCATTGCCAAAGCCATCAATCACATGGAAATAGAAACCGACCAGGTAGAGGAAAAAAAGGGAAAGAGAGAAACCATAGTCAAAGAATGATCTTTCTTCCTTCTCTTTGATTGGAAACAAAGCTTCATATTGAAAGAAATCAAAGAGATGAAGGGACTAAATTGAATGAGCTCGAAGGATTAAGAAACAAAAAGCTTTGGCAACAGTAAATGGATAGCCTAATAAACACAGTGCAGACATTGTCAGTTAATCCGAAAcagaaaaattattttcaattAAAGAGCACTCACCACCACAGACTTGGATGTAAAAGTAATAATCAAGACACATCAACAATCTCTTTGCCATCAAGATGGACAGGAAATTAAAGCAAATAAACACAGATAAATCTCTCAGAAGGAAGTTTCTGACTCACCTCTGTAGCCAACATTACAGGAACCATATTCTGCACAGACTTCAAGCTTTGCTCAAGCAAGTTTCTTGATTTCTTACATCTTGAAAGTATAACACCTCCAGTTAGTGCCTGAACATATGGCGCAAATTTTTATCAAGATTAATATTCCATAATGTGAATGAACACACTAATTATTAGTTTATTACAACAGGTAGGTTGATAACTTAAAGAAGGATTGCACTTGCAGCATTTACATTTTTACACTTAATTGCGTAAACTGATCAAGTGTGCTAGAAGTTGGAACTACATGGATTTTCCCTCCCTACCTACGATATATTTAAGCTGCAATTACCTATAGAAGTGTAATTTTTTTGATAAACTGGAAAAACCAATAAATGTTGGTGGTCGATGATATCACCCGCTGGTCAATGTTAAACACTCTTTTCAACTAAGTTTCTACAAGGAATGTTAATGGGAGATATGTTTCACAAAAGAAGAGTTAAGACATAACTAGTTTTCTAAGATAAGATACATACCAAGTATAATTTACTGGATTCACTGCAATGCTGAAGGATGTCCTTGGCTTTGTCAAGTGCTCTGGTTAACTGGCAAAGTACCTGTATTCCTGAGTTGCATCCAGGACGGGCTTTTTCGATGGCTGGAAGTAACATTGAAACtctacttacaaatttaattagTTCCATGCACATTAGGCGATGCACCTGTAGTCATCATAAAATAGAGGAAAAATTTAG
Above is a genomic segment from Lycium barbarum isolate Lr01 chromosome 12, ASM1917538v2, whole genome shotgun sequence containing:
- the LOC132621514 gene encoding U-box domain-containing protein 5-like, with amino-acid sequence MGSDAASVVEIPSPRDIKVHRLMCMELIKFVSRVSMLLPAIEKARPGCNSGIQVLCQLTRALDKAKDILQHCSESSKLYLALTGGVILSRCKKSRNLLEQSLKSVQNMVPVMLATEISQLVDDLRAGIFSLDPSEAEASKVLSELLHQYTSTTHSGEEHVFQAIRIAMRSLRITSPKDLLIEKRSIKKQLEKVGEDSPAKRKILLFFLNLLNKNGKCIVAEHAENGSLRHEDSLALENQFEVESRLTFHHNDAQRDIFNCSLVPDEFKCPLSSRLMYDPVVIASGQTYERYWIAKWFTEGNDTCPRTKQKLVHLSLTPNNTMRDLISRWTTAHGVSVLDPSVQAAVGHSWESSSTSIASLSNSMMDLSLPIDFSNLSLGYSEAGPGSHSSHAKTRNDFSVVSLESSGNFHKVQSDESFNEIELDRLARLNSLSWESQCNLVGNIRNMLKQNGEARDWMLSEKFIQKLIRFLEDAHKFHYQDAQLLGCQSLLAVLDECGSSLPYLNDDAFALLTLLLSSEVSKEALVIFEVLSRDHNCHHKFAASGALSMILEILDAQSRELQEPAIKILCNMSGSCKIGSWIAPSELVPKLVPFLEDTALARSCVIILDNLCIKEDARIAIAETAGCITSIVKLLQCDNRKDQEHAVALLLSLCSQRAQYCQLVMDEEVFFSELLAVSVNGNNKAKGMALELLRLLKSDIGESYESDIDIPKTPAVDSTQQKSYSKATGIFGKIFKKRSSPANKRIK